In Chlorobiota bacterium, the sequence CAGAGCTCCTACGATTGGTGCTTCCAGAACTGGCATTTTCAGGGTTGAATTGTTCTTGCATAGCGTGTTGAAGGATTACGGTGTGAGTTATCAGAACGCAACAATGATAGCCTTTCTTTTGCAGCCCGTTGGCCGTTCGATAATTTCCCCGCCAAACTTGCAGAAGCCGCGCAGCGATTGCAGCCATTGGCAATCCGGCACAGCCCATCCGACCTTCACAGAAAACAGCCTCACAAGAATATGTCCACAGAGCTTCAGGAACCCAGCATCGCCCGGCAGGAAAGCAACGAAGCGTTCGACGCGCTTCAGCAAAAACTGATTCCCCTTTGGAAGTCCATTCAAAGCCTGAATCACGATGAGCAAACCATTGTGATTATCCCATCGTTCGCCGTGGACCTGCCGCTGAAAGGGAGCGAGCTTCAGGCGTACGAGGAGCGTTTTCTGTTCCTGCTGTTTCTGCTGCGGCAGCCGCGCGCGCGGGTGATCTACGCCACCTCGCAGGCGATTCATCCATCGGTCATTGATTATTATGTAAGCCTGCTTCCTGGCGTTATCGCAAGCCACGCACGCCGCCGGTTGTTCCTTGTTTCCCCGCTTGATGCTTCCACCACTCCGCTCACCAAAAAGTTGCTGGCGCGCCCACGGTTGCTGGCCCAGATTAAAGAGTTGATCCCCGACAGCGAGCGCGCCCACCTTGTCCCGTTTAGCACCACCGACGACGAGAAGGAACTGGCCTTGCAGCTGGGAATCCCGATGTACGGGGCGGACCCCAAGTTCTTCCCGCTTGGTACCAAAAGCGGCTGCCGGAAAATCTTTGAGGAAGAAGGCGTTGCCCATCCAATCGGCGAGGAGGATTTGTGGAGCATTGATGACCTTATCGCCGCCATTGCCCGGATGCGTGCAAAGAAGCCGCGGCTGGAACAAGTGATTGTGAAACAGAACGATGGAGTAAGCGGGTTCGGCAACGCGCTGGTGGACCTTCGCCAGCTTCCCCCCGCCGGAAGCGATGCCGAGCTTGCCGCCATTGCCGAACGGCTCCACTCCATGCAGTTCGATTCCCCCGCCGTGCAGTATGCCAGGTACATCAGCGGGTTCCAGGCGCAAGGAGGGATTGTTGAGGAACGAATCGTTGGCCAGCAGTTCCGCAGCCCCAGCGTCCAGATGCGGGTGACACCGCTTGGGAAGGTGGAACTGCTTTCCACCCACGACCAATTGCTGGGGGGGCCGGAGGGCCAAAGCTACCTGGGCTGCAAGTTCCCCGCCAACCCAGAATATGCCTTGCTGATAAGCCAAGAAGCGATGAAAGTTGGGGAGCGATTGCAACGCGAAGGGGTGCTGGGGCGGTTTGCCATTGACTTTGTTGTGGTCCGCTCCGAAGGGGAAGCATGGCAGCCATACGCGATTGAGCTGAACCTGCGGAAAGGGGGAACAACCCACCCGTTCCTAACCCTCCAATTCCTTACCGACGGGACCTACGACCCGATGACCGCAGAGTTCACCGCGCCAAGCGGGCGGAAAAAATTCTTTGTGGCAAGCGATCATATCGAGTCGGAGAAGTACCGCGTGTTCACCCCCGATGACCTGTTCGACATCATCGTGCGGCGGGGCCTCCATTTCGACCAATCACGCCAAACCGGAATCGTGTGCCACATGATGACCTCCCTTGCCGAGTGCGGGCGCATGGGCTTCACCGCCGTTGCCAACTCCATGGAGGAAGCCGAAGCGTTGTATCACCGCGCCATCGAGATTCTGGACCAAGAAGCCAACGGATAACGCCAGCAGCGGGCAGCCCGATTCAACAACAGATCAAAAACAGAATGGGCAAGAAGCAACATCACTGCTTCTTGCCCATTGTTTTTGCGCGAAGGTTCGCCGGAAAACCAGCTATGGATTTTGGCTCCCTTCCTGCACGTTTCTCACCTGTGGTTCCGCCGGTTGCTCCGCTGGTTTTTCGGGCGCGACGTTCTTTGGCGGCTGGGTTGCGTTGGGGTCAATATCCTGCACGCTGGGCTGCTGCGGCTCCGTTGCCGTGGCGGAGCGTTGTTGGCTTGGCTGTGCCTGGGGGGTGTGCGGGTCCTGCGGCTCCACTGGTGTTTGTTTCTGGCCTATCTCATCCTGCTGCGCACGTTTCAAGGCTTCGGTATCGGCCACGGATTCGGCAGGCTTGTTTTTGATGTATCGGCGGCCGTAGCTGAAGCTCCGCCGCTCCCCTTCCACATCGCTGAAGGCTTTCCGTTCATCGCTCATGTAGCGGTGAACCTCAATCGCTTTTTGCGGCTGCTTGGTGGCGTTGTAGGCGTTCATCAGGATGCGCTCCACGCGGTCGCGGATTTCCTGGCGGCGTGGGCGTTCCTGGATTTGCAGCCATGCCTTCTGCTCGTACACCGGCTTGATAACCGACAAGGCGGCGCGGGGCTGGCGTTGCGCTTCGGCGCGGGCAACCACGCTTTCAATTTTTGGATAGGGGTCGTATCGGCCCAGGTCGTCAACGTGGCTTCCTAACTTGCGGATCAGGGAGTTCACCGCGCTGTTCATCTGGTCGGGATCGGGGATGTCGGTATCCACCAGCGCGCTAGAGTTTGCCGGCGGAAGCAGCTTAACGGTCATGCGTTCCTCGTTCAACGCTCCCCGTTCTTTCAGCAGATAGACAATCGCTTGCACGGTTTCCAGATCAAGATCGGTATCCACCATTCCCAGCCCCATCCGCAGCAGAACATCCCCTTTGGCACCGGTCAACATATCGGCACGGCGGATTGCTTGGGTCATCAAAAATTTCCCCTGGTTGTAGGAACGCTGCACGTCACCAAGCGCGTAGCTTTTGCGGTGGCGCAGAAACTGCAGCGCGGTGGCGGGGTCCTTGTAGCCCAGCAACTCCAACACCCCCATCACCTGGCTGAAGGAGACCTCGACGTAGTAATCAATCTTCCGTTTTTTTGCCAGCCGGGCCACGGCTTTCATCAGGCTGTTGCGCCCCCGAAGCGCACGGACGTTGGCCATGAACGACAGATCATCGGGGATGCCGTAGCCGCTAACCGGGGTTCCGCGTGGGATTGATTGGATGGTGACATCCACCGGCTCCTTTGTGTGGACCGTGACAAGGTGGATAGCGTCGGCATGGTTGTCGGTGCTGGCCACGCGGTTGTCAAGGCCAACCAGCAGGATGTTCAATTCGGCAGGAAGGGAGTCGGCACGGGCGATGATCCCATCGCTGTACACAGCATCGTACAGGTTATCGGTGACAACCGTTGCCGACACCACCGGCGAAGGAATCGGCGTAACCCAGGAGGCGGCTTGCCAAACAGCAATGCCAAGCACCACAAGCAACAGCACGCGCAACCAGCGGCGCTTGCGGCGTGGCTGCGGCTGTTCGTTCGGCGCGGTAAACGATAATTCTTGTGACATAGCCCGCAAAGATAGGGGAATTTGATCCTTGATTATCAAGCAACATGGATTGGCCTTGCACGCAAACCACCCCGGAAGGTTACGGCCCGGCACGGCCCTGTTTCCATCCCGCAGTGCAATGGCCGCCGGTGCGTGCCTGCTTGGCCACCGTTGCGTGGTTTGGTAGCTTGGCCTTGTATTCACAGGGTTCCGAACAATCCTGGATGCGAACAACGGACCAACGAACATCCGAACGCCTTGCCTACTCTCTACATCATACCAACCCCCATCGGGAATCTTGAAGACATCACGCTGCGGGCATTGCGGATCCTGCGTGAAGCCCCAATTGTTGCCTGCGAGGATACCCGCGTGACCGGAATGCTGCTGAAGCACTACGGTATTGAAGGGAAACGACTGGTCAGCTGCTACAGCGGAAACGAGCAAGGGCGAATCCCTTCCCTGATTGAGATGCTTCGGGTGGGCCAGGACGTTGCGCTGGTGAGCGATGCAGGAACCCCAGGCATCAGCGACCCCGGTGTGCGGCTGATCTCCGCAGCGATTGATGCTGGCATCACGGTTGTGCCATTGCCCGGGCCTTCGGCGGCAATCACCGCCGCGGTGGCCGCAGGGCTTCCAACCGATTCGATTTTGTTTGAAGGATTCCTCCCCCACAAAAAAGGGCGGCAGACCATGCTCCGCCGGCTTGCGGAATCCGAAAGCACAACGATCCTGTACGAATCCCCCTACCGCGTGGTGAAAACTCTTCGCGAACTTGCCGAGCATTGCGGCAACCACCGCCGCGCTGCGGTCTGCCGCGAGCTTACCAAGATGTTTGAGGAGATCAACCGAGGGACATTGCAGCAGCTTTATCAGGAGTACGCCGGGCGGGGATCCATCAAAGGGGAGTTTGTGTTGGTGATTGAAGGGAAGCAAAAACGGGCGAAGGAAGAACCCATTGCCGAAGAATAATCAGCCCACCCAAATGCTGCGCATCCACACCATGCTATATTTGCCGACCAATTGCCGAAATTTTTCAGCAAACCAGACACACGAACCAAACAGATTGAAGGAGAACAACTCAATGAAGTACGTTGGAACACTACTGCTGGCCGGGGCGATGATCGCCGGCTGTGGCGAGAAAGCCAAGGAGATTTCGGAGGCGATGAAGACCGTTCAGGAGATGCCAAAGATTGCCGAAAATCTTGAGCAGAGCCAGAACGAGATGGAGAAATTTATGGCCGAACGGGCCGCCAAAGGGGACACCGTGGCAATGCCTTACGCGGAGCTTCAGAAGTTCCTTCCGACCGCGATTGACGGCTACAAACTGGAAGGGGAACCTTCCGGAAGCCAGCAAAGCATGGGGGCGTTCTCAATGTCCATGGCCGAACAGAATTGGGCCAGCACCAGTGGCGACACCAACAACCCCGCCCGAATCCACGTGATCCTTTCCGACTACGGCGGGACCGGTGCCGGATATGGCGTGGCAGGGCTGGCGTTTACCATCCAGTCGCAGAGTGAGGACAACACCCAAAGAATGCGAACCTACAAAACGGACTACCCCTACACCTACGCCGCCGAAACTTTCCGCAAGGACACCAAGGAGGCAACCGTGACCATGGGGACCCGCTACCGCTACATCATCAACGTGCGGGCCGATAACCAGACCGAGGACCAAACCCAAAAGGTAACGGCCATCGCAATGGACATCGCCAAGAAGCTGGACGGGAAATAACCGGAACGCCAAGCCAGAAAAACAGCAAAGGCACGGAAGCACCAAAGCTCCGTGCCTTTTTTCTTTGCTGGTTCGGGTTGGCAAAAAAACTCCCCGCCAATCGTTGTCCATCACCCCGCAATCCAGTAGTTTTCCGATGCCTGCTTGAATGCTGCGTTGATTGCTTACGCCGGATGTTCCCAACCACTGTTTCTTTTCCCTCAGTATGCCTTACGCTGCTTTGCCTTCGATCCCTTTTGTTGGCCGCCACCAATTGCTGCAACGCCTTGCCGAGCTATGCGCCCGGCTAGAAACCGAGAACGACGGGGAACGCCGGTTGGTGCTGATAGAAGGGGTGAAAGGGGTTGGCGCAAGCCGGTTCCTTGATGAGTTCGCGCGGCAGCTTCAGCAGCAGGAACGTACCTACCCGCTGCGGGCAACCTACGGCCAAACGCTTCAGCGCTATCCATTGGCCCAGCTGTTCGACTCGTTGGACCACCTGCTGGCCGATCACTTCCCAACCCGCCGCCTGGTCTCCCTTTTTTCCGATCCCGCACACGCCACGCTCCTCGCAAAACTCCCCGCAACCTCCGAACGCATTGGGAACGATGATGACGCAGCCACAAGCGGTTCCGCCGATGCGGCCACGATTGCAATCCATCTTGCTTCGCTGTTGGCCCAGGTGGCGAGGCTTCGGCCTGTGGTGGTGATCATCGAGGATGCCCAGTGGATGCCGGAGCCGGACCAGCAAGCGTTGCTGGGGCTTCATGCCGCGCTGGACGATGCGCCATTGCTGATGATTGCCGCCCGATGCACCGATTACCCAGAACCCTCAATCCTCCACCAAACCCGAATCGAACGGATGCTGCTGGACCGGATAGTGCTCCCGCCGTGGGAACACCATGAGATTTCGGCATTGCTCTCCCAACTGTGTGGTCCCCGCCTTGCCACGCGGCTTGGGGAGCCATTGTGGCGCGCAACCGAAGGGCTTCCCGGGCGGGCGATTGACCAGCTGCGGCGGCTTGCGGCCAACGGAACCATCACCCAGGAAGAACAAGGCCAATGGCAACTTCATGCCGATGATCCTTCACTCCTTTTCTCCGCAACCAGCAACGGGCTTGCGACGGCGGCGAACCAGCCGCGAACCCTCTCAAGTTCGCAACGGATATTGCTGGCATTGCTTCACTGCGCTGGCGGGGTTGCCTCGGTTGCCGAGCTTCGGCAATGGCTTGGCGCGGTTGGCGGTGGTGGCGAAGATGATGGGGAGCAATCCATCCAAACTTTGCTTGCTGAGTTGCAAGAAGCTGGGGCAATCCGGCTGCCGCTTCTTCCTTCGGGAAAGGTGATGTTTTTGCGGCAGGAGATGGGGGAAGAAGTGGAGCAGGAGCTTACCGCACAGGAACTTGAGCAGATTATCCGCGCAGTGGTGATTCCCGAAGCCGAGGCGCAGCGGATGCACCGTTGGATTGGCGCGCCACGGCTTGTCTGCGCGGTGATTCGCCAAGTCCCCCGCAACCAGCCGGAGCTTCGCCGCCGTGTGTTGGATCCGCTGATCGGCCCAAAATTGCTCCATGAATTTGATGGCGACACCGCCGCCCGGCATCGCGTGTTTACCGCCATGCTCCAGGAGAAAGAAGGGTTAACGGAGTTTGAGTATGCCACCACCCTTTCGCGGATGGCATCGCTGCTGCTGTTTACTGGGCATCATGGACAGGCGATGGAGTGCGCCACGCAGATGCACGCGCTGGCAACCACGCTCCCCGAGTGCGCGCCGCTCCTTGCCGAAGCCTGCGCCATGCTTGCCGGAACACATCTCTTTGCCGACCGAACTTTCAACCCGACCCCGCTGCTTGCCGAAGCAACCGCCGTGCTGGATAGAATCGCCGACGAACGGGAGCGGCAAGGGGTCGAGCTGCTGATCGCCAAAGTTGAATGGAACACGATACCGATAGACCAGCCGCACCATGCCTTGCAAGTTGCGCGGCGGATGTACCACCTTATGGCCAAGATTGGAACGCCCGGCAAGTATGAGATGTTGGGTGAGATTCCGATGCGAGCGGCGCGCCTTCGCGACGGCGAAACCTTGCGCCACTACTGCAACGAGTTGCTGAGCAGCATCCAGCTGCAGAACACCCCGCCGCCGTTCATCGCGCTGTTCAACGCGGTGCGCTCGGCCCACGCGTTTGGCGATTTTTTCCTTGCCCGCAAACTCTACTCCATTTGGCACGGCTCGGCAACGCCGCTAAGCGTGCGGGACTTTATGGCGCGGAATATCCTGAACGCGTTGTTTGCCTTCGACGACGGCGACACCGAACGCGCAACCCAGGGGCTGCAATCGGCAAATGCGGAGTACCGCCGCCACCGCGGGCTTGGCGAAGGGATGTGGTGGGACATCCTGTTCCTTCATGCAATGCTGATGGGGCTGCTTGTTCGCGCCCTGATGATGGCCGGGCGAAGCCGGGCCGCAACCGAGCTTATTGACCAAACGATTGCCGAATCGGAAACGGACGGAACCGCAGCACGCTACCCCGACACCATCCGCCTGCTTACGCTTTACCGGTTCTACCTTCGCTGGCGGGAGCAATGCGGTTTGCAGCAAGCCTCCCTGGCCTGGCGCGAATCGCCATTGCCAGCAACGGAATCGAACCAAAGGGCGAACCACGCCACACCAGCCGCCGCCGAAGCCGCACAGGCCTACCGCCAGCGGAACAACGAGCTTAGCCACGTTGCCGCGCCGCCGGTGATGTTTGTTGGCGAAATGCTGCTGGCCACCATCGAGGCCGCCGAAGGGAAATTCGAGGCCGCCACCGAGGCGATACACCAAGCCGAGGAGCATTGCCGGCGCATCTACAACTACCAGTACGATGTGGAAATCCAGATATCGCGGATTGCCCTTGCGCTGCGCCGCGCCGCCGCAAACAATGCTGCAAACAGGA encodes:
- the rsmI gene encoding 16S rRNA (cytidine(1402)-2'-O)-methyltransferase — its product is MPTLYIIPTPIGNLEDITLRALRILREAPIVACEDTRVTGMLLKHYGIEGKRLVSCYSGNEQGRIPSLIEMLRVGQDVALVSDAGTPGISDPGVRLISAAIDAGITVVPLPGPSAAITAAVAAGLPTDSILFEGFLPHKKGRQTMLRRLAESESTTILYESPYRVVKTLRELAEHCGNHRRAAVCRELTKMFEEINRGTLQQLYQEYAGRGSIKGEFVLVIEGKQKRAKEEPIAEE
- a CDS encoding AAA family ATPase, which codes for MPYAALPSIPFVGRHQLLQRLAELCARLETENDGERRLVLIEGVKGVGASRFLDEFARQLQQQERTYPLRATYGQTLQRYPLAQLFDSLDHLLADHFPTRRLVSLFSDPAHATLLAKLPATSERIGNDDDAATSGSADAATIAIHLASLLAQVARLRPVVVIIEDAQWMPEPDQQALLGLHAALDDAPLLMIAARCTDYPEPSILHQTRIERMLLDRIVLPPWEHHEISALLSQLCGPRLATRLGEPLWRATEGLPGRAIDQLRRLAANGTITQEEQGQWQLHADDPSLLFSATSNGLATAANQPRTLSSSQRILLALLHCAGGVASVAELRQWLGAVGGGGEDDGEQSIQTLLAELQEAGAIRLPLLPSGKVMFLRQEMGEEVEQELTAQELEQIIRAVVIPEAEAQRMHRWIGAPRLVCAVIRQVPRNQPELRRRVLDPLIGPKLLHEFDGDTAARHRVFTAMLQEKEGLTEFEYATTLSRMASLLLFTGHHGQAMECATQMHALATTLPECAPLLAEACAMLAGTHLFADRTFNPTPLLAEATAVLDRIADERERQGVELLIAKVEWNTIPIDQPHHALQVARRMYHLMAKIGTPGKYEMLGEIPMRAARLRDGETLRHYCNELLSSIQLQNTPPPFIALFNAVRSAHAFGDFFLARKLYSIWHGSATPLSVRDFMARNILNALFAFDDGDTERATQGLQSANAEYRRHRGLGEGMWWDILFLHAMLMGLLVRALMMAGRSRAATELIDQTIAESETDGTAARYPDTIRLLTLYRFYLRWREQCGLQQASLAWRESPLPATESNQRANHATPAAAEAAQAYRQRNNELSHVAAPPVMFVGEMLLATIEAAEGKFEAATEAIHQAEEHCRRIYNYQYDVEIQISRIALALRRAAANNAANRMETAARRELMDDVRGLMQGLAERGVPERIERVKDFLANEATDADLAEQIQRAGNGAVSAAQAVLQNSRSATSGPVNTARILVMGPLRLMQPHSYMELSDSAFDRETARTLLATLVAAQIMGQTLTREELAGRIAPKAKTPEQQKKALYNAASAARAACCSADSILPAGSNSLGLNTNPEVPGYVWVDAIELLKLVSSGRQQERAGASSAAFNSYRDALTIARRGDFAPDCYEDWADPARELLRARVRDAVLAMGKLALRNGLYTPAIEAATVQLSRDPYDEAMHRLLMRLHNDSGNRSAALKQFDKCAKLLKREFDAEPERETMKLRTEIVKG